Genomic window (Agrobacterium larrymoorei):
CCGTGTATCTGCGGGCACGAAGCACACTCCGGCGAAGATGGATCGAGGGCGTAGTGCATCCCGAAACATGTTGGCCAGCGTTGAGTGGAAGTGAGCGGGACATGAGGAATAGTGACCACTGGAAAAATCTGAAGGTCACTTTCGACAATTTCCATCGCATTATTGACCACCTCCTCTGACACCAATGTCCGAAAGCATTCAGCAGGCACTTGCTGCCGATCATATGTGAATTTTTGTATCGCACGGTGAAGAGGTAGGTGGGCTTCTCTCACGTGATCGAGGACAAAGCGTCTGAAGTCTTCTTGGGCAGGCAGGCCGCGATAGTTCTCGATCAGATAGATTGGGTGCTCGACGCGGAACAGACCATTGGCGATATACTCATTCCACCGTTTGATAATGAATTGTTCGCACAACCCCTCGGATGCGCGATTGCCGAGTAGTTGATTTGGTCGAGGAAACCTGCGTCGTTTGTCACCTCGTCTGAATGCGAAGTCGAAAGCAGCCTCGATGTAAAATGGATAGGGAATGCCAAGACGATCTGCGCGCTGCCGTGCCGCAACCAGTTGGCTTCTCTCGCGGGCATTGCCTTTCATCGTGAAAAAGTGGACGCCGCTCACACTGTCCGCACGCTCGACATCGACCTCCTCCGCAAATTTTCGACTGTAGACTTTCTGATAACATTCCGTGAACAGCCGATTGGCTTTCTTGGGAGACATGAACCGGTATTCAAACCACTTGACGGCAGTCAGTTGCCGCTCTGCTTCCAGAACCGCGACCGGGTGCTGCTGGACTGTCTCGACCAGAGAGTCCATCCGGAGATGTTCGGGAGTTTTTTGTTGTGTAGGCATGGGTTATCCTTCCCGCCAGTGACGGCGAATTACAAAATTTGGACTTGGGATAAGCGGGCGCCTGCTATGAATTCGCATATAGCGAAATCGTCGGCGGTTACTGAAAAAAATTGAGGTGGTCAGCAGAAAAATTTCGGACTGCTGATCAGCGCGAACAAGGCGCTCTCAACCTCTTTGCGATAGTTCCGTAGGCGAATGCGCATGAATCCGGCGAAAAAAATGATTTTTCGGCACTTTTTGTCAACTTGGTGGAAAGCCAGTGTAAACGTTTCTCTTATTCCAGCTAAGAAACAAACTGCCGAATCTCTGTGTAGGCAACCCAAAAAATCGTCCCTCTGTCGCGCTCAAAGGCACGAAAGTTGTCTAAAGGTAAAGCTCGCTACCCTTGTGGGAGAGGTGGTTAGGATTTCGTAGTGTCGTCTGGACCCAAGGCATCCCCTTGAACGGAGACGCTTTTTTCTAGGACTTCACTGACCGGGTGGGGAAAAGTATCCGGTGCGAGAGATAATAATGATGGGTAGATCAATCTATCCGAGGCGAGCAACCAGATCGTCAGCGCTCAAATGCGTATAGCGCTTCAGCATTCGAAGCTCTTTATGTCCGGAGATGCTGCTCACCTCTATTACATTTAGACCACGTTCGAAGAGGCGGCTAACGCCTTCGTGCCGGAGATCGTGGAAGCGTAGTGCTGTCACACCGGAGCGGTTCAAAAGCCGTCTCCATGCCTGCTCAAGCGTCCCTGCACGCATTGGAAAAATGGTAGATTGATCTACGTTTGGATGCTCGCTCCAAACGATCAGTGCTTCAAATGCACGCTGAGACAGAGGAACCTCACGACTGGAACCGTTCTTGGTAAGCGTAAGGGACAGCACTCGACGGTTATGTGAGAAGTCGCTCCACTTGAGTCCGAGCAGCTCACCGCGGCGCATTCCAGTTTCGATGGCGATGATGAGTAGCGTGCGGAGGAAAGGTATCTTCCCGGTATCACAAGCGTCCAGCAGGCGCTGCTCTTCATTGATCGTAAGACGGCGGCTGCGCTCGTTCCGTATTACCGGACGACGCACCGACTTCACCACGTTCTTTGATAATGGCAGACCCCAATCACGCATTGCAACCTCGAGAACGTGACTAAGAATGGCAAGCTCCCGCACGGTGGTAGATGGAGCTACTGATCGAAGGCGCTCGTCACGGAAGGACGCGATCTCCTGCTGGCTGAGCCCGATCATCGTCCGGTAAGAGAGATCATGACGACGCAGCACATCAATACGCTGAATCTCTTGGACGGAGCCGCGTTTCAAAGGAGAGACTTCCCGCTGATAGCGTTCAAGAAGCTGCCCGAGTGTTGTGCTTTCTAGGATTTTCGTATCAGGTGCAGCGCCGAACCGATCTACACGGGATTCCAGATCACGCGCCCACTTTTCAGCTTCGAGCTTCGTGTCGAACGATTTGCAACGGGGCTTCATGCCACGACGACGAACCTGTGCTTGCCAGCGTCCCCTGAGTTTTCTGATCGTGGCCATTATAATCTCCAATGCATTTTGAAGATTATGCGTAGGGTGCCCCTGGAGTGGTGCCAAGGATTATCCCCGCCAATTTCGTTAGGTAAAGCTACAACGAATTGTTATCCCGTTTACCTATACACAACCCGCACGATCCTGATATCGATGAAGGACGCCGTGGGACAAAACATAGGGGAGCAAAAAGCGTGAGTATGATTTTCACAAAAGAGATGCTGGACCAAGTATATGCTAATGCGATTATACGAGCCGCGAAATCAATCGCCAGCGATGGTGATCTGACAGGTTATCTTCCGGAAGATATTGTAAAAGTAATATCCCAATCTGAGCGTCACAAAGAGGCAGTGGTGGATTTGATTGCCGCTTATCAAGACTGGTATCATTTCCATTTGACCATTTATGAAGCGGGCAAGTCGGGCAACCTTTCAGCTGGAGAAAACGCTAAACTATTAGAGTTAATAGATCGGCGAGATGCCGCTAAGTCGAAATTGCTCGCGATCACCTGAAGGGAACCGCGTTCAACTTACAGCAGAGCGCGCCTCGAGTGTGGCTCTGCTGCTAGAGCCTAACAAAGCGTCATACGCTTGCGCCGTCACAAAATCAGTGTGAACTACCACGGAAACCTTGCTGCCCAAGTTATTTATGGCGGAGAGGGTGGGATTCGAACCCACGATACCCTTGCAGGTATGCCGCATTTCGAGTGCGGTGCATTCGACCACTCTGCCACCTCTCCGGCGCGCTGTGGTAAGCGGGCCGTTCATAGCCACAGCCATGGCCCCATGCAAGCGTAAAATTCTGTTTTGCCTTGAAAACTATGAGAATTGTGGCCCTGTGCGAATACAGGGTTTCGATGAAGCGTCGGCTAAAGAGGTTTGGAGTGTTGGAAGACTGTGTTCTCAAAGATTTCAACGGCGAGCGGCGGCATGTTTGGGCGTGACAGTGTCTAATCCGGGGCCTCCAGCGCGCGCGCCCAAAGACGACGATATGACGTGTTGCAAATCTCCGCAGCCTCCAACGCTTCGCCCATCTGCGGGCTCTCTGGCACGTTCATTTTTATTCGGCTATGGTGCTTCTGATTTGAATGGGTCCGGCATTTGAGTGGTCGTTGCCGTTGGGGCAATGCCAACTTTCTGTCGGGGCTTAATGCGATTTTTGGTACTCGGAATATTAATGCGGTGGCGTGCTCGAAAAAGATGCTGCCTTAATACGCTTGCTCCAAGGGGATGTCTTTGCACTATGTCAGCGGCGGCGAATGTGGGCGGATCTTTCGCGAGTTTGACTGGGACAGCAACCCCCTTGGACCAAAGGACGCATGGCCCGTCGAACTGAAGGTGCTGGTCAATGTCATGCTGGGCTCGCTTCAGCCCATGCTGATTGTCTGGGGTCCACAGCAGATCACGCTTTATAATGATGGCTATGCGCTCATGTGCGGTAACCGTCATCCGGACGCCTTCGGAAAGCCGTTTCAGGATCTGTGGTTCGACATCTGGGACAAGGTCGAGCCCATCATCAGTGCAGCCTATGCTGGTCAGGGCACCTCGATGGATGACATCGAGTTCACGATGTATCGCAAGGGTTATGCGGAGGAAACGCATTTTGCCTTTTCTTATACGCCGGTCCGTGATCATTCAGGGACTGTGCTTGGCATGTTCTGCGCGTGCTCGGAAATCACCGGCGAGGTGCTGTTGCGGCGTGAGCAGAAGCTGCAGCAAGAGCGCCTGCGACAGGTCTTCGAGCTCTCTCCCGGCGGTATTGCCACATTGATCGGCCCCGACCACATCTTCGAGTTTGCCAATGAGGAGTGCTACTCCATCATCGGTGCCGGGCGTGATGTTATCGGGAAGCCTCTTGCCGAGGCGCTTTCGGAAGTGGTGCGGCAGGGGCATATCGAAAAGATCGATGAGGTCTACAAGACCGGACAACCCTTTGTCGCGAGAGGTCAGCCGATCGAACTGAACCGTGGACCGGGTGGCGAAAAGCAGGACCGATTGATCGATCTGGTCTATCAGCCGATGCGCGATGCCGTGGGCGATATTTTCGGGATACTGGTTCAGGCGCAGGATGTGACCGAGCGCCTGGCCGAAGAGCGGCACAAGGAACTGGTGGCGCATGAACTGGGGCATCGCCTGAAAAACCAGCTTGCCATGGTTCAGGCTATAGCATCGCAAACCTTGCGATCGGCACCGGATATGACTGTGGCGCGACAGACCCTCGCCGAGCGCATCAATATCTTAAGCCGCGCCCATGATACGGTGATTCAAGGAGGACTTGGCTCCTCGACGGTGCGTAATCTTGTCGGGCAGATGCTGGCGGTCCATGAAGACCCGAACGAGCCTCGCTTCAGTGTGGATGGGCCGGAGATCCACGTCGGCTCCCGTCCGGCGCTGTCGCTTTCCCTTATTCTGCACGAGTTAGCCACCAATGCGGTGAAATATGGGGCACTTTCAACGCCGGACGGCAAGATCGAGATTTCGTGGCGCGTCGTTGACGGTGACCGGGAGACATTCGAATTCTTGTGGCAGGAAAAAAATGGTCCACCTGTGTGTTCGCCAGACCGCGAAGGGGCGGGCTCTCGATTGATCAAGGCCGGCATATCTGGTGTCTCAAGCAGCAAGGTCATGGTTCTCTATGAGCCGAGCGGTCTTCAGTGCAAGGTTGTGGCCGATCTTCGCACTTTCCAGCAGGATCATTGAGTGAGAAAATAGCCGCAGGCGGGGCTTTGTTGTACCGCGCGGCGCTTCATATTCGAGACAAATCTGGGGCAGTTGTTTTATCGACTCGCCAGGTAATCACGCTCGGCTGTGATGCATGCTGGCCAGCACGTGTTGTCGACGTGCTCTAGAATTTAAGCCTGTAGCGAATATGGCCATCGCTCTTCACGTAGCTGTCATAGAGCGCTTGTGCACGGTGATTGTCTTCATCCGTATGCCAGTAGAGCCGCGACCATCCATTTTCGTGACAGATGCGGATGAGATCCTCAATCAGCGCACGACCGATGCCCTTGCCGCGGATCGCGCCATCGACAAAGAGATCTTCGAGGTAACAGTCCGGCGTCTTCGCCCAGGTGGATTCGTGAAAATGGTGGATGGCGAAGCCTGCGACCGTGCCGTCCAGAACGGCAAGTCGGATGGAAAGCCGCGATGCCGGGTCCAACAACTTTTCCCAGGTATGATCGGTCACGTCGTCTGGCAGATCGACCTTGTAAAATTCGAGGTAGGCCTTCCACAGGCGGAGCCAATCATCCCGGTCATTGCTGGCGGCATCACGGATCGTCAGTGTCATCGTCTCTGTCAGGCTCCTGCTTCGTCCAACAGCCGCATCATGTCATCGCTCAAGCGAAGGTTGACCGCGCGCTTGAAACTCTCCAGCTGCGACAGGCTGGTGGCGCTGGCGATCGGTGCCGTCACGGATGGTTTCGCCAACAGCCAGGCCAGCGCAATATCGGCATGTCTGGCACCGGTCTCCGCCGCAATCGTGTCCATAGCACCCAGAATGGCAAGCCCACGCGGATCGAGGTAATTTGCGACACGGTAAGAGCGAGCGACGCCTTCGGTATCGGCTTTGATGCGGTATTTGCCGGTCAAGAAACCCGCAGCGAGGCTGTAGTAATTGATGACACTGATCTCTTCGCGGGCGCATAGGTCAGCCAGTGGCCCTTCAAACTTGTCGCGGGTTAAGAGATTGTATTCCGGTTGAAGAACATCGAAGCGATCAAGTCCCGTCTTTTCGGCGACTTCGAGTGAGGCCTGGAGTTGCTCAGCGTCATAGTTGGAGCAACCGATGGCTCTGACCTTGCCGGCCTCTTTCAGTCGGGCGAAGGCGCCAAGCGTTTCCTCCAGAGGCACGGCATCGTCCGGCTTATGGGCAAGATAGAGGTCGATATAGTCGGTCTGCAGCCGACGGAGAGAATTTTCGACGGCCGTGGCGATCCAGTTGGCGCTCAGTCCCGTCTTGCGCTCATTATTGTCGAAGCCGACCTTGGTGATGATAACGGCATCGTCGCGCTTCACGGAGCCGCTCTTCAGCCACTTGCCGATAATCGTTTCGGACTCTCCACCCTGATGACCGGGGACCCAGGCGGAGTAGACGTCTGCGGTGTCGATAGCGTTGAAGCCGGCATCGAAGAAGGCGTCCAGCAGTTGAAAGGAGGTCTTCTCGTCTGCGGTCCAGCCAAAGACGTTGCCACCGAAGACGATAGGCGCGACGGAAAGGCCGGTGCGGCCAAGTGTTCGGTTCTGCATGGAGCTTCTCCTCTGGTCTGTCTGAAATGTTTAGCGGTGCTACCAGGCGATGACTATTGAATTTCCTTGATCCAATCATCTCGCCAGGGAGCAAACGCCTATCAGGAGGAGAGGTTTCGGAATGCTGTCGGCGGCTTTGTGTGATGCTGCTGCCAGATGCGCCGCAGATGACGCGCAGACGCGAAGCCCGCACGCTCCGCAACGGCTTCCATATCGAGCCTGGACTGGGAGATGATATCGCGCGCCAGCGTCACCCGGATCAGATTGACATAGTCCACGACGCTCAATCCCGTTT
Coding sequences:
- a CDS encoding GNAT family N-acetyltransferase, producing the protein MTLTIRDAASNDRDDWLRLWKAYLEFYKVDLPDDVTDHTWEKLLDPASRLSIRLAVLDGTVAGFAIHHFHESTWAKTPDCYLEDLFVDGAIRGKGIGRALIEDLIRICHENGWSRLYWHTDEDNHRAQALYDSYVKSDGHIRYRLKF
- a CDS encoding aldo/keto reductase, with translation MQNRTLGRTGLSVAPIVFGGNVFGWTADEKTSFQLLDAFFDAGFNAIDTADVYSAWVPGHQGGESETIIGKWLKSGSVKRDDAVIITKVGFDNNERKTGLSANWIATAVENSLRRLQTDYIDLYLAHKPDDAVPLEETLGAFARLKEAGKVRAIGCSNYDAEQLQASLEVAEKTGLDRFDVLQPEYNLLTRDKFEGPLADLCAREEISVINYYSLAAGFLTGKYRIKADTEGVARSYRVANYLDPRGLAILGAMDTIAAETGARHADIALAWLLAKPSVTAPIASATSLSQLESFKRAVNLRLSDDMMRLLDEAGA
- a CDS encoding PAS domain-containing sensor histidine kinase, yielding MHYVSGGECGRIFREFDWDSNPLGPKDAWPVELKVLVNVMLGSLQPMLIVWGPQQITLYNDGYALMCGNRHPDAFGKPFQDLWFDIWDKVEPIISAAYAGQGTSMDDIEFTMYRKGYAEETHFAFSYTPVRDHSGTVLGMFCACSEITGEVLLRREQKLQQERLRQVFELSPGGIATLIGPDHIFEFANEECYSIIGAGRDVIGKPLAEALSEVVRQGHIEKIDEVYKTGQPFVARGQPIELNRGPGGEKQDRLIDLVYQPMRDAVGDIFGILVQAQDVTERLAEERHKELVAHELGHRLKNQLAMVQAIASQTLRSAPDMTVARQTLAERINILSRAHDTVIQGGLGSSTVRNLVGQMLAVHEDPNEPRFSVDGPEIHVGSRPALSLSLILHELATNAVKYGALSTPDGKIEISWRVVDGDRETFEFLWQEKNGPPVCSPDREGAGSRLIKAGISGVSSSKVMVLYEPSGLQCKVVADLRTFQQDH
- a CDS encoding site-specific integrase, giving the protein MATIRKLRGRWQAQVRRRGMKPRCKSFDTKLEAEKWARDLESRVDRFGAAPDTKILESTTLGQLLERYQREVSPLKRGSVQEIQRIDVLRRHDLSYRTMIGLSQQEIASFRDERLRSVAPSTTVRELAILSHVLEVAMRDWGLPLSKNVVKSVRRPVIRNERSRRLTINEEQRLLDACDTGKIPFLRTLLIIAIETGMRRGELLGLKWSDFSHNRRVLSLTLTKNGSSREVPLSQRAFEALIVWSEHPNVDQSTIFPMRAGTLEQAWRRLLNRSGVTALRFHDLRHEGVSRLFERGLNVIEVSSISGHKELRMLKRYTHLSADDLVARLG